The Crassostrea angulata isolate pt1a10 chromosome 1, ASM2561291v2, whole genome shotgun sequence nucleotide sequence GCAGAGTTTTATCCAgtgtattttgataaatgttttaGGAATACTAAATgatgttaattaaaaatactAATGGTTGAGGTTATTTATTTGAAGAATAAGATAATGACCACACACGAAAAGCGTCACCAAAGTGCTCATACAAAGATAAATGCTATAGTATAAACATGATTAGGTGTTAATTCAAAGTTAAAGAAACCATATAATCCAATCATATAATTATTGATTAGAAAATAGTACTGAAGAATACAACTAAggtaaattattttcaaaacatattaCAAGTTTTTCAATTGATTTGAAATAGAGTATAGTCAAAATTTTTGAATCTAAATGTATGTTACAAAACTAATGCCCCCGCTTTTTTAGGTTACAATATTTTTTCCCGaatgattattattttcattttaatatctttatctTACCACACGTGAAGTTTGATATGCAGCTAACAAACCAATTACAAATCTCTATAGTTGTTCACCTGTAATGAAGATAGAGTTGTTTACCTGTACATTTCCGTATAAACGTCGAAAACCACTACAATATTGTCCAGGGTTACTAGAACTATTTTGAAagacttgatttttttattcaacatcATGGAATATAACCTTTTCTTTCTTTgagaaaataattaaagaattcATTAACTTCCTTAAAGAAAAGTTTAACTTAGAGAAAACTCTCTTCatctttatatttcataatttgttaCTGCGCACTTACTTTAAAATGCAATACCATTGGCCTCTGGATATCACAATGGACACAATACACAATAAACGCACATGAATTTGTTGTATGTTTATCACATTTATATCCATGCTGTCTTAAAATTGTATAACACAAATGAGTTATTGCATTTACTGATCTCTTTAATTTGACCAGTCTTTAGATAACAGTGATGTACATACACATGCAAAAAGGAAACAAATTCCGAATGtttgaatacatttttatttattgattttataattcGTTTGatagggaaaaaaatgaaatggacACAAAATCTCAAGATCTCAAATCTGGGAAGTTTTAAAGCTCacttaaacatttcagaaaaaactttaaaatacacCAAAATAACGGAAACCATGTGTTCTGTGACGATCAATATTTACACAGCGGTTCTTTATATGGACAGGTGTCCACTGGATATAACCATATTCATTTCCTAAAAGCTGCTATAGTTGATATTTGTTCTGAAGATTACATCACAACAAAGGAACACAATTTAATACACAATAGGTACCTTACTAGACACTGCAAGCCTACTATCCAAAACATCAACAAAGATGAGGAATTGTGATGATCTTTATTAACTCGATGTACCTCGATAATCAGAAAAGCTTTTGGGACAATAACCGACATATTTATACACAAATCAACTTCTCATTTAGAACTTTATAAACGGTTGCCGACAACATAAACAGCCATTAGGAATCAACTTCTCATTTAAAACTTAATAAACTATTGCCGACAACATAGACAGCCATTAGGAACACACAACAATATCGGTTAAGGATTCTTGACACCCCGTGACTTTTAAAGCTTTGTAAAACAATTTATATCTCCAAGATGCGATGCGAAGTCTCACTCGGTGGGGCAATTGGGGTAGGTTCGGTCTACTAACCCGCGTTCGAACACGGacttttatttcacaaaaagcggtaaaatttaaaagatgatTCCCCCTCTcccattgaatttttttttttattttcaagtcAAAAACATGCTATAATCAATAGCTTTAAGAAATTAGAAGAATGATCAGGTATGCAGAACATGCGTGGAGGACCCTTTAAACGATATAGAAAAATTCTGTCATCAGAAATGTTTAATGTTGTACAGTACTAGTGTATTATTATATCATAAGCTCTACGGTTTCTTAATAAGTGTGTTGTCATTGTCCATAATAATTTGTATCAATTTTCTTGAATACTCTGTTGAAACAATAACATTTAGAGAATGAAACAATAACTGTTAAAAGATAATAGagaattttaacataaaaacaattattaggCTGCTTTTGAAACACAgacaatttgaaattaaattttaatgatcattgtTTCTCgtcttatatatttaatttaaacgaCGAACGGGAATGTGacatattcaatgtatataattttgccTTATTGtagcttaatttaaaaattcGTCAATATCGTTTTACGGTAAAGCATGTTGAAAATATCCCGGTTACCAATTTTAAGGTACAGCTGCAGCTGTTGTATCCTGAGGGCTTTTTAAACGTGGAACGGAAcctaaaatttaattgattaataaggAAATAACTTGGACAGAAAAACTATTTTACTTTATATGAATTGAGCCTATCTGGGTGAACATtattaaaacaagtttttgtaTAACAgtttttttctattcaaattGATTTCAATTAGTTTGCTAAAACGTGGACTAGACGAAAAACTTCATAAGTATATAACTAACTTAAAGGTCATTCTGATATATACGAATGCCAAATATACACAAAGAATAAATACAACAAAAATCTATACAAACTCTTATGTAatgatttcaaattcaaaaacaaatcaaacacGGGTAAAAGACATGCATGTAAAAACAGTCATACATATTACCATCGAGAAGACTGATCAAAATCACAGTACAAAGAACACTGAAAAATGACATcgattattaaaaattatttatgtacTAAGCAAAATAATGGCAGTTACATCTGTTGttgaatattgaattcattgtaTTAATCCAAATTTAAGGTTTTACTTCCGTGTGaactttttttgaaatatcCGTTTGCATATACATTAAAGTCTCTGttgttttaaatcaattatgcaTAATTTTTCTCAAATCATTTGAAGATGAGCACTGGAATGATCATGAcagactttttttattttttcctacaAATGTGTTTAGCCATATTGATGACCACTATCGGGACGTACAGTGACGAGCTGAAATGCACAGAAAGCAAGTAAGTGTCTACATATTTTTCTcttcaaatagtcaaatatttGGACAAAAGTTGTGTAATATATCAGATGGACCACTAATGCTATCAATGCATTAACTATAACGATTAACACATATCTTTTGATTAAGCTCATCTGCACAATGTTGTTCTGGCTTTcgaaaaataaacagaaaatgcGAAGGTAACTTGCTTTATTTCTTAACTAAGGTGTTGAAGCATGATTTTATGATATAACGAGAAGTAGTTGGTTGCtgcttttaaacatttaatgatgtttttttgccaaaaagaATGCATAGGATTTTTTGGAGAAGGTTGCACTCGATCCTGCCCACCAGGGTTCTATGGACGGAGATGTAGATTAATATGCAATTGTGCTGTAAACGAGACATGTAATCAATTTGTTGGCTGTAGATCAAACTCCACGTGTGGTAAGATTCaattaaaaagaacaaaataacaatcatttaacatgtaattataaatttaaagattGTTAATCGGATGATACACtgcatgttgtacatgtattgcacCTTTTACATGTAACAGTTCTTAAAAGGCAAATTGATTTGCATTTATTTCACTTTATATCTTGATACAACGAGCAATATCTCATCATTTTGTTTGTAAGGaggaaatattgtttaaaatgagGACTAGTTATTTTGTCTACTGGAGATATCGTGAATACTTGggttccaattttttttaacttccttATCTTGTATCGCGACATCCCTTAACAATTTTGTTGATgagttgtttcaaatttcattcaaactcaaaataaattagGGAAGTTTCAATCACTTTTTATCTTTCTCTCtcatttgaagaaataaaaaagaaggaTTTAAACGATCAGCATTGTCtaatttttgcaaatatattttgttctatTACTTCAAGTTTtcatcgattttttttattgctatatGAGTTGATAAATTTTTTCTTGTAATAAATGAACTCTTATAACactacaaatatataaattgttccGTAACTGTGTTACACAGAATGGGTTGAATTAATCATAACAAACAATTTAGAGACTGtaaatttcctttcatctaaaattttaattcatataatggaagaattcaacacatTCTCACCAACGTTTAATTTaaacaccatgttgacattcggatcTCTCTGGAATTTTTAGTAAATGCACATCTCCCGTATTTCCCTTGCTACAGAGACAATATACGGAACACATTCTATATTATATTAGTATTATATATACTATTGTTAAACCGGGTCCTTAGGACATTTATCATTTTGATGATATAACATTATATCTACACTCTcattaaaaatatgatgaatATTGTTTGCatggaatcaaatatttctttgtctttagtctatgtttccacaatatcacatttgcatagataaacacagaaatgattttacaattatgtgtgaaaattttaattcaaaatttcatatatatatatatatatatatatatatatatatatatatatatatatatatatatatatatatatatatatatatatatatatatatatatatgatttcttacgaaaaaattaaaaaataacaattatatattaaCTTTTGTCCTCTCTGATTTCAACACAGTGATAATCCTCAAATGATTTAGCGTAAATGtaatgcgcaagattgtaaaatccagatgatttccgaaATTATCGTTGACTAATAATTAGCGAAGCTTcattcagaaaaaataaaaacaaattggtaatcttcaagtaccaaagATGTTTAAAATCTACTAATCAAAAGACAGTGCTCCTCCGATTTTTCGGTATCAAAAGCCAAACatttgagtctattattttgatatacctGTAGAAGTTTAGATAATCTATGAATGGTAGTTGTGATAAAAATACAGAAACTCTGTTGGgtctttaaaatatgaaattctaaaataatgTGTTTCTTTGTTattattaaaggggcatggtcacgattttggtcagattctattttatgtttttattatttgcaatgctttagaaatgcatttctaatgatcaaattaaatttgagagtcattcgtagagttataagcaagatacagggctcacatttctttgtcatgtaaacaaggctcgtgccgtttttgtttacataggttccaTATTCCAGTAAAAagtctttttccagcttatttgtttatcttttttttaaagaatagatATCcaattcctaacgtttaacacattcgttttaggtttaaaactgaattttttacttcaacgttcaaaatgtaaacaaatgttttgtttacatagcgaagaatttcaagctctgtaacacgtttataactcaacaaatgagactcaaatttcggttgcctattaaaaatgcctttctgaagcattctaaatattaaaatcggaaaaataatttttgaccaaaatcgtgaccatgcccctttaagtgtTGTTTattctgaaaataattaaattccaGTATTCTACTTGATGATTACTTTATATGTACttctatatacatttatatttccAAGATTTGCAGCAGAATGTAGAGCAACATGACCTCATTTGGCAGTTATTGATTACCTTGTTATGTGTTCAAGGTTTGATTTCTGTCCTCTGCATTAGTTATTCTTTAAGGTAAATAGAAAcgtgtcttcttttttttaaacttaagccacattcatcatttttaatataattttttgtgtaCATAAAATGTAACTTTTAGTTGTCTAATTTTAACGTTAGTAATTCTTCACAATTTTACTAGtgtttgaattcttttttatttcttgaatttaaattttgtttgacaGGAAAAGAATGTAATGGACACAAAATTTCAAGATCTCAAGTCTAGGAAGTTTTAAAGCTCGCTTAAACAATTCAGAGAAAAGGTTTAAAATACaccaaaataaagaaaatcatgTGACCTGTGATGATCAACACTTACACAGCGGTTCTTCATATGGACAGGTGTCAACTGGATATAACCATATTCATTTCCAAAAATCTGCCACGGTTGATATTTGTTCTGACGATTATAGCacaacaaagaaacaaaatttaatacacAATAGGTATCTAACTAAACAATACAAACCTACTATCCCAGACATCCACAAAGATGCGAAAATGTGATGATCTTTATCAACTCGACAAATCTCGATAATCAGAAAAGCTGTTGGAACAATTATCGGCATTTCTATACTCAAATTAACTTCTCATTGAAATCTTAATAAACTAATGCCGACCAAATAAACAGCCATAAGGAATACGCAACAATATATGTTAAACGACATAGAAAAATTCTGTCATCAGGaatgtttaatgaatatgttttatagtGTATTTATACATCATAAGctctatgggttttttttacaagtcaTTGTCCATAATTGTATCAATTCTCTTTAAGACTGATATAATAATAGGAAAcattaagatatgaaaacaatcGTTAAGCTGCTTTTAAAACACATacgattttaaattaaatttgaatgtttattaattctcgtcttataaattacatttaaacGGCCAATAGGAATGtgatacacacacacacacacacacacacacacacacacacgcacacgcacacacacacgcacacacacacacacacacacacacccacccacatacatacatatatatatatatatatatatatatatatatatatatatatatatatatatatatatatatatatatatatatatatatatatatatataaaacatctgaagaaaatgaaaatgaaagcgcttatgttttactcgatctttgtgttttcatttatttaagttttatatatatttcaccgaccactgaggtttttcttggatatatatatatatatatatatatatatatatatatatatatatatatatatatatatatatatatatatatatatatatatatatacacattgttttatggtaaaacatctttacaatACCCTGGTGACCAATTTTCAGGCACAACAGCGGCTGTTGTATCTTGAGGGCTGCTTAAAGGTGGAACGGAACCGAAAAGTTAGTTAATTGATTGATAAGGAAATCAATTGGACAGAAAAcctattttacttttaatatcTTGGGGAACATTCATACTTATTTGAATCAGTTTGCTGAAAcgttgaacaaacaaaaatgaaacttcataagtacatgtatatacatgtaacgtaTTTAAAGGTCATCCTGATATATACGAGTGTCAAATATACACAAAGACTGCATAAAATAGAATTCTACAAAACAATACTGGAATgctttaaaaagaatttcaaatgCGGGTAAAGGACAGAcacataaatttatttttattgagaaGACTGatcaaaatcaaagtacaaACAATATCGATAAACGTCATTATGATGGGTTTTGctgaaaaatcaacattttgtcACTATATTTCCGTCTTTTTTTAGTATCaacattctttttaaatatttcggATGTAAATATCTAACTTGTTATGTCAAAGTACGAGCataatcttttttttccatGAGTGTCGATGATAATTTTCTCACCGTCTTTTCACATATTGTGATATACAAATATGTTTTAGCATTGTACACATTCAGTTTTGCCTTtagaattttatcatttttggga carries:
- the LOC128172959 gene encoding scavenger receptor class F member 1-like, producing MSTGMIMTDFFYFFLQMCLAILMTTIGTYSDELKCTESNSSAQCCSGFRKINRKCEECIGFFGEGCTRSCPPGFYGRRCRLICNCAVNETCNQFVGCRSNSTCDLQQNVEQHDLIWQLLITLLCVQGLISVLCISYSLRKRM